From a region of the Zingiber officinale cultivar Zhangliang chromosome 4B, Zo_v1.1, whole genome shotgun sequence genome:
- the LOC121977227 gene encoding probable WRKY transcription factor 70, which produces MQFIKPQAARAAEPSAAPEDSWPCGHGVAIRDINRAHELMTQLHAVLLQFPAGSTWSRLGGDIIKDILKLTTSALSALQSGERIAGEKRKAVAASATWGTKDHEPDGRKIKRKEEDKWAVVTTVPYEDGHQWRKYGQKSITNAEHPRSYFRCTYKEEQGCEAKKTVQQEDGHVDPPKFTVEYTARHTCKLSVSTTCLPFQKPSQPPPTSDRLITSSSTSSSPSLVAASTGAKVDYQSPEKSFNRDLDLPQVCSQVRDEMLEDWDWELDDLLGRTSSTLELDMFGDDYHEWY; this is translated from the exons ATGCAGTTCATCAAACCACAAGCAGCACGTGCCGCCGAGCCATCGGCGGCGCCGGAGGATTCATGGCCGTGCGGGCATGGCGTGGCGATCCGAGACATCAACCGAGCCCATGAACTGATGACCCAGCTGCACGCTGTGTTGCTTCAGTTCCCCGCCGGCTCCACCTGGTCGCGATTGGGCGGCGACATCATCAAGGACATACTGAAGCTCACCACGTCGGCCCTCTCCGCCCTTCAATCCGGCGAGCGGATCGCCGGCGAGAAGAGGAAGGCTGTTGCTGCCTCTGCTACTTGGGGCACAAAAGATCATGAGCCCGATGGAAGAAAGATCAAAAg GAAGGAGGAAGATAAATGGGCAGTCGTGACGACGGTGCCCTACGAGGATGGTCACCAGTGGCGCAAGTACGGACAGAAGTCTATCACCAATGCTGAGCATCCgag gagctacttcagatGCACATACAAAGAGGAGCAAGGCTGCGAGGCCAAGAAGACGGTGCAGCAAGAAGACGGCCATGTGGATCCACCAAAGTTTACCGTGGAATACACCGCTCGTCATACCTGCAAATTATCTGTGTCGACAACATGTCTCCCTTTTCAAAAGCCCTCTCAGCCGCCGCCGACCTCTGATCGCCTGATCACGTCCTCTTCGACATCGTCTTCTCCATCACTTGTAGCTGCTAGTACCGGTGCTAAAGTCGACTATCAGAGCCCTGAGAAGAGCTTCAATAGGGATCTCGATCTGCCGCAGGTGTGCAGTCAGGTGCGTGATGAAATGCTTGAGGATTGGGATTGGGAGTTGGATGATTTGCTCGGCCGGACAAGTAGTACTCTGGAGCTGGACATGTTTGGAGATGATTACCATGAATGGTATTAA